The Candidatus Polarisedimenticolia bacterium nucleotide sequence TCATTCCCGCGTACAACGAGGAGGCCGCCCTGCCCCTCGTCTTGCGCGCCATCCCGGACGGAATCGTCGACGAGGTCGTCGTTGTCGACAACGGTTCGACCGACGGGACGGCCCGCGTGGCCCGCGAGCACGGCGCGAGAGTGGTCCCGGAGCCGCGGCGCGGTTACGGAGCCGCCTGCCTCGCCGGGCTGAGCCACCTGATGAGGGATCCCCCGGACATCGTCGTGTTCATGGACGCCGACTTCAGCGATCGTCCCGAGGAGATGCCCCGCCTGCTGGCGGCGCTCCGGGAGTCGGAATGCGACCTGGTGATCGGCTCACGGACTCTGGGAAAAGCCGAGCCGGGAGCCCTCCTGCCCCAAGCCCGCTTCGGCAATCGTCTCGCCACGTTGCTGCTGCGCGTCCTGTTCGGCGCCCGGTACACCGATTTGGGCCCGTTTCGGGCGGCACGCTTCGATCGCCTCGTCGCCTTGGGGATGACCGATCGGGACTACGGATGGACGGTGGAGATGCAGGCGCGGGCGGCGCTGGAGGGCTGGAAGACGGCGGAGGTCTCCGTGAGCTATCGCCGGCGCGTCGGGACGTCGAAAATCACCGGGACCTTCCGGGGGAGCTGGCGGGCCGGAACCAAGATCCTGACGACCCTCTTGCGGCTTCGCTTGATGGGCAACGGCTCCGGGCCTCGTCGAAATCCCTGACTCAGCCCCGGCGGCGAGGCCGCTCCGCGGGACGGGAAATCGGGATCACTTCCCGCCCAGGGCGCGCCGGCTCGAAGTTGCGGCGGACGCGAATCATCTCTCCGGCGATGCTCACCGCGATCTCCTCGGGCGTGCAGGCTCCGATCGGCAGGCCGATCGGGGCGCGGATCCTCCCCAGGGCCTCCTCGGGCACTCCCTCTTCGCGCAGGCGATCCATCACGACGGCGATCTTGCGGCGGCTTCCGATCAGGCCCAGGTAGGCCGGCGAGCTTCCCGCGACGCGGCGCAGGGCCGCGAGGTCGGTTCGATGGCAGCGCGTCACGACGGCGACGTAGGTGGAGGGATCGATGGGCGGCAGATCCCCCGCGAAATCGGGGCCCGCCTGCCATCGACGGACCGGCCCCGCGAAGGCGACGTTCTCGAGAAATCGGGGTCGGTCCTCCACCACGGTCACGTCGAATCCCAGACCCGTGCTCAATCGGGCGAGCGCCGCGCCCACGTGCCCTCCCCCGAAGATGATCAGGCGCTCTGGAGGAACCTCGACCTGAAAATGAACCCGGGCGCGGCCGCCGCACACCATGCCGGTCGAGCCGGCGTGATCTCCCTCGCGAAGGGAATACTCCTTCACCCCCGTTCCGCCTTCGTCCAGGAAGCGGCGGGCGTCCTCCACGATCATCGCCTCCAGGGCGCCGCCCCCCACCGAGTCGATCAGGGTCCCGTCGCTGACGACCGCGAGGCGCGCCCCCGCCTTGCGGGGGGTCGAGCCGCTCGTCTCGACGACGGTGGCGACGGCGACGCGCTTGCCCTCGCGCAGCAGCCTGGCGATCTTTTCGAGGAACTCGACGCTCATTCCAGGGGCTCCGGCGGTTTCGTCACGGGGCTCCCGTCTTTCCCCGGTGGGCGGCGTGCCAGCGGGCCCAGCGATCGGCGTCCTGGCCGAAATCCTCGTTGGTGAGGCTGCGCAGGCCCCAGGCCGCCTTCGCCTTCATCTCGGGGCTGGAGGCGGGGCTTCGCAGAACGCCGAGGATGAATTGAAACGTCTCCGATCCTCCGGCGAAAGGCACGGAGCCCAGCGCGAGGAGACGCACCTTCTCGGAAGAATCCCGGCGCACTGTCTCGATCAAGGCCTCGGTCGTCCTTTTTTCCGAGAAACCTCCGAGCACCGAGGCGCTGTTCGCGCGGACTTGCTCGCTCGGGTCGGAGAGGCCTTGAATGAGGGTGTCGGCGACGCGCGGAGTCCCGAGCTGGTTCAGTCCTTCCAGAGCCGCCTTCACGACTCCCAGGTCGGGATCCTTCAGGGCCTTCAGGAGCGTCGGAACGGTCTTCTGGTCGTCGAGCGCTCCGAGGGCGTAGAGGGTCGCGGTGCGGGCGGCGGCATCCGGCTCCTTGCCGTAGGTGTCCGACAGGATCTGCGCCGCGCGAGGATGCCCGCCGTTCAAGCGGAGGATTCGGGCGATCATGATCCGGCTGTCGGCCGGCGTCGAGACGGGCAGGAGGCGTATCGGATTGTAGAAGACGTTGAACCGGCGCGACAGATCCAGCTCCCCGACCAGCGCCTGCTTCGACGCCTCGTCCCCGATGGCCATCAGCTTCAGGATCGACTGCACCCGGAATTCGGCGTTCTTGCTCCGCAGCCCCTGCGCGAAGGGCGCGGTCTTTTTTTCCCGGACGAGCTGATCCAGCCTCTCCGTCGCCTCCAGGCGCTCCTCGTAGTCGTCCGAGCTCGACTGCGTGTAAAGCTTTTCCACGTCCACTTCGGCGGCGCACGCCGCCGCGAGCGTCAGGAGGCCCAAGAGGGCGGCGAGCCGCGGGCTGACCCGGCGGCTGGAGGGGCGCGTCCGGGCCAGGCTCACAGCAGCGCCCGGCGCAACGACGAGATATGGGCCGGCGTGGTCCCGCAACACCCTCCGATCAGGCGCGCGCCGGCCCGCACGAACCGGGGCGCGAAGCGCGCCATCACGGCCGGCCCTTCCTCGTAGCGCCGGATCTCCTGTCTCCAGCGCGGCAGACCCGCGTTGGGCTCGGCGGCGAGAGGACCGGCGTAACCCGCCGCCATCGCCCGGAGGGCCTCGAGAACCGAGGCGGCGCCGCTCGAGCAATTGGCGCCGGGAATGTCGGCTCCGGCGTCGAGGGACGAGTCGCGGCAGTCGGTGGCGGAGAAGCCGAGCGCCGTCTTCCCTCCGTTCGCGTAGGTCATCATCGCCACGACCGGCAGGTCGCTCTCCTTCCGTACGGCCCGAATGGCCAATTCCATCTCATGGGGATCGGCGAACGTCTCGAGCAGGAAGAGATCGGGCTTCGCGGCCAGCAACGCCGAGGCCTGCTCATGGAAGATCGCCTCGACCTTCTTCGAGGCCGGACGCTTCTTGCCCTGGTGATAAAGGCCGGTGGGACCCATGTCGGCCGCCACCAGGCTGCGCGTTCCCGCGGCCTTCCGAGCCGCCTCGACCCCGCGACGATTGATCTCCTCGAGCATTCCCGCCAGGCCGGAGGCCTGGAGACGCGCCCGGTTCCCTCCAAAGGTGTTGGTCAGGAGAATGTCCGCTCCCGCGCGCGCGTAGCGCGCGTGAATCGCCGCCACTTCCTCGAAGGCCTCGAGAAGGAACACCTCCGGGCAGAAGCCGGGCCCCGGAACCTTCAAGGAAATGAGGAGCGTCGCCAGGCCGCCATCGAGAATCAGGACCCTGCGCGCCGCAAGATCCAGGAGTTCCCGCCGGGTCATGGGGCGTCATTCCTCCTCATCGGAGGATGAAGCGCCTGCCGTCTTGGCGTGCACCGTCTGGAGAGAGAGGATCTCGAAACGCTTCAGGCCGCTGGGGACCTGGATGGAAACCTCGTCTCCGACGCGGTGTCCCACCAGGCCCTTGCCGATCGGCGAGGTCGCGGAAATCAAGCCGCGGGCGCCGTCCGCGTCGTCCGCGAACACCAGCTCGTAGCGAATCTCCTTTGCCTCGCCGACGTC carries:
- a CDS encoding glycosyltransferase family 2 protein; amino-acid sequence: MTRPAASRVALLIPAYNEEAALPLVLRAIPDGIVDEVVVVDNGSTDGTARVAREHGARVVPEPRRGYGAACLAGLSHLMRDPPDIVVFMDADFSDRPEEMPRLLAALRESECDLVIGSRTLGKAEPGALLPQARFGNRLATLLLRVLFGARYTDLGPFRAARFDRLVALGMTDRDYGWTVEMQARAALEGWKTAEVSVSYRRRVGTSKITGTFRGSWRAGTKILTTLLRLRLMGNGSGPRRNP
- a CDS encoding XdhC/CoxI family protein; translated protein: MSVEFLEKIARLLREGKRVAVATVVETSGSTPRKAGARLAVVSDGTLIDSVGGGALEAMIVEDARRFLDEGGTGVKEYSLREGDHAGSTGMVCGGRARVHFQVEVPPERLIIFGGGHVGAALARLSTGLGFDVTVVEDRPRFLENVAFAGPVRRWQAGPDFAGDLPPIDPSTYVAVVTRCHRTDLAALRRVAGSSPAYLGLIGSRRKIAVVMDRLREEGVPEEALGRIRAPIGLPIGACTPEEIAVSIAGEMIRVRRNFEPARPGREVIPISRPAERPRRRG
- a CDS encoding HEAT repeat domain-containing protein, with the translated sequence MSLARTRPSSRRVSPRLAALLGLLTLAAACAAEVDVEKLYTQSSSDDYEERLEATERLDQLVREKKTAPFAQGLRSKNAEFRVQSILKLMAIGDEASKQALVGELDLSRRFNVFYNPIRLLPVSTPADSRIMIARILRLNGGHPRAAQILSDTYGKEPDAAARTATLYALGALDDQKTVPTLLKALKDPDLGVVKAALEGLNQLGTPRVADTLIQGLSDPSEQVRANSASVLGGFSEKRTTEALIETVRRDSSEKVRLLALGSVPFAGGSETFQFILGVLRSPASSPEMKAKAAWGLRSLTNEDFGQDADRWARWHAAHRGKTGAP
- a CDS encoding homocysteine S-methyltransferase family protein: MTRRELLDLAARRVLILDGGLATLLISLKVPGPGFCPEVFLLEAFEEVAAIHARYARAGADILLTNTFGGNRARLQASGLAGMLEEINRRGVEAARKAAGTRSLVAADMGPTGLYHQGKKRPASKKVEAIFHEQASALLAAKPDLFLLETFADPHEMELAIRAVRKESDLPVVAMMTYANGGKTALGFSATDCRDSSLDAGADIPGANCSSGAASVLEALRAMAAGYAGPLAAEPNAGLPRWRQEIRRYEEGPAVMARFAPRFVRAGARLIGGCCGTTPAHISSLRRALL